A genomic segment from Borreliella burgdorferi B31 encodes:
- a CDS encoding plasmid partition family protein, translating into MPEVNNRKMSIRILIKNKGFYEFCKEDTKRAYFIFEILFFIKKRSLII; encoded by the coding sequence TTGCCTGAAGTAAATAATAGAAAAATGTCTATTAGGATTTTAATAAAAAACAAAGGGTTTTACGAATTTTGTAAAGAAGATACTAAAAGAGCTTATTTTATTTTTGAAATATTATTTTTCATTAAAAAAAGAAGTCTTATCATTTAA